From the Gaiellales bacterium genome, the window CGACGTGGAAGCCGTCGCCCTCGGCCTCGATGCGGTCGGGGGCGGTTCCGCGGCGAACCGCAGCCTGAGCGGCGGGCAGCTCGAGCAGCAGCGTGACGGTGGGCATGACGCCCGCGGTGCCGAGCTGGTTCGCGGCGAGCACCGCGTCCAGGCCGAGCCCGCGGGCGACGCCCTGGTAGGCGAGCGATGAGTCGATGAAGCGGTCGGCGATCACCGTTTCGCCTCGCTCGAGCGCCGGCCGGATCACCTCGTCCACGAGCTGAGCCCGGGCGGCGGCGTAGAGCAGCGCCTCGGCGCCGGGCGCGATACGCGACCGCCGGTCGAGCAGCAGCTCGCGGATCCGCTCCCCGGTCGGCGTGCCGCCCGGCTCGCGGAC encodes:
- the tmk gene encoding dTMP kinase translates to MFISFEGLDGSGKTTQAAMLADALELEGVTVVRVREPGGTPTGERIRELLLDRRSRIAPGAEALLYAAARAQLVDEVIRPALERGETVIADRFIDSSLAYQGVARGLGLDAVLAANQLGTAGVMPTVTLLLELPAAQAAVRRGTAPDRIEAEGDGFHVAVAEGFRDAAELFPERIRRIDASGPPRAVLARVREAVGL